ATGTGCTAATTTAAAGGAATATGTCTTACCTGATTCATCTCCGCTTGCTTCGTCTCCTCCACATGCTGCGAGCAACAGTAATAGTGACATGACCATCATCATAACTATACTTCGAATCACCTTTTTCATCGTTCTCCCCCTTTATTTTTCCTTATTCATCAAATTGTGCCTTTGTAACACCGCCTGTGCCCCAATTTTCCTTAGGTACCTCCATGAGCAAAACCCTAACTTGTTCAGGGGAGGTTCCAAGGGTATTAGTGATCGCTTGAGTGACACTTCGAA
This window of the Sutcliffiella horikoshii genome carries:
- a CDS encoding 2-hydroxymuconate tautomerase, whose amino-acid sequence is MPITHIHLLEGRSVEQKQELIRSVTQAITNTLGTSPEQVRVLLMEVPKENWGTGGVTKAQFDE